A genomic region of Miscanthus floridulus cultivar M001 chromosome 3, ASM1932011v1, whole genome shotgun sequence contains the following coding sequences:
- the LOC136543762 gene encoding uncharacterized protein, with product MDCSKGSAGAVAGLPEDPLVEILIRVPCQVRLPFQRLYRVQPSNKALGDRPPCGYCQPSTPNSSRNTLLAFDPAVSPHFHLIQFWKLAWDAYSSVHAYSSETGLWSHDQTDLDEQGQLEGWHHQGGPNQVSPQRAFVNGILHLIVLDMGQPQMVAVDVQGKTKKIMGMCWYPIPYIGQSQGRLHYINHDFDAHDFTRKQSYELFIWILGSVRQDFRIVAIHPDCNVVFFRQPFNRLIAYDMDRKEMRVVACLENENWYTNIAPYIPYFSESPALTDKH from the exons ATGGACTGCTCCAAGGGAAGCGCGGGCGCGGTGGCCGGCCTCCCTGAAGACCCCCTGGTGGAGATCCTTATCCGCGTCCCCTGCCAAGTCCGTCTGCCGTTTCAG CGGCTATATCGTGTGCAACCCAGCAACAAAGCATTGGGCGACCGTCCCCCCTGTGGCTACTGTCAGCCATCAACACCTAATTCATCTAGGAACACCTTGTTGGCTTTCGATCCTGCTGTCTCCCCTCACTTTCACTTGATCCAGTTCTGGAAACTGGCCTGGGATGCTTACTCATCGGTGCACGCTTACTCATCTGAGACTGGGTTGTGGAGTCACGACCAAACTGACTTGGATGAACAGGGACAATTGGAAGGATGGCACCATCAGGGCGGACCAAATCAGGTGAGCCCTCAGCGAGCCTTTGTTAATGGCATCCTGCATTTGATAGTTTTGGATATGGGTCAACCTCAGATGGTTGCTGTGGATGTACAAGGGAAGACAAAAAAGATAATGGGGATGTGTTGGTACCCTATTCCTTATATTGGACAGTCCCAAGGACGCTTGCATTACATCAACCATGATTTTGATGCTCATGACTTTACACGGAAGCAGAGCTATGAACTGTTCATCTGGATCCTTGGAT CAGTCAGGCAGGACTTTCGAATTGTTGCCATTCATCCTGATTGCAACGTGGTTTTCTTTCGTCAGCCCTTCAACAGATTGATAGCTTATGACATGGACCGTAAGGAAATGAGGGTTGTTGCATGTTTAGAAAATGAAAATTGGTATACGAATATTGCTCCTTATATCCCTTATTTCTCCGAGTCACCAGCGCTCACAGATAAGCACTGA